The following proteins come from a genomic window of Salvia hispanica cultivar TCC Black 2014 chromosome 4, UniMelb_Shisp_WGS_1.0, whole genome shotgun sequence:
- the LOC125222233 gene encoding phosphoenolpyruvate carboxykinase (ATP) 1-like has product MATNGGKGNGNGNTLPKIQTKKSDEICHDDSGPPVKACTLDELHSLQKKKSSVPTTPKASAAAAFSDDDRQKQQLQSISASLASLTRETGPKVVKGDPSATKKVETPQAAVAHPKHHSHHHVVPTNLNISDSALKSTHILYNLSPAELYEQAIKFEKGSFITSSGALATLSGAKTGRSPRDKRIVKDETTVQDLWWGKGSPNIEMDEHSFLVNRERAVDYLCSLEKVFVNDQFLNWDPKNRIKVRIVSARAYHSLFMHNMCIRPTPDELDTFGTPDFTIYNAGQFPCNRYTHYMTSSTSIDINLSRKEMVILGTQYAGEMKKGLFSLMHYLMPKRHILSLHSGCNMGKDGDVALFFGLSGTGKTTLSTDHNRFLIGDDEHCWSEDGVSNIEGGCYAKCIDLSREKEPDIWNAIKFGTVLENVVFEEHTREVDFSDKSVTENTRAAYPIEYIPNAMIPCVGPHPKNVILLACDAFGVLPPVSKLSMSQTMYHFISGYTALVAGTEDGIKEPTATFSACFGAAFIMLHPTKYAAMLAEKMKKHGATGWLVNTGWSGGSYGSGSRLKLAYTRKMINSIHSGALLRANFTKTDVFGFEIPTQVEGVPSEILDPVNTWSDKKAYKETLLKLGGLFKKNFEGFVNYKIGADNKLTEEILAAGPNF; this is encoded by the exons ATGGCGACAAATGGCGGCAAAGGCAACGGCAACGGCAACACCTTGCCGAAGATCCAGACGAAGAAGAGCGACGAGATCTGCCACGACGACAGCGGGCCACCAGTGAAGGCTTGTACGCTCGATGAATTGCATTCGCTTCAGAAGAAGAAGTCGTCCGTCCCGACCACCCCCAAGGCCTCTGCCGCCGCCGCTTTCTCTGACGACGACCGCCAAAAACAGCAGCTGCAGTCGATCAG CGCGTCGTTGGCGTCGCTGACGCGGGAGACGGGGCCGAAGGTGGTGAAGGGAGACCCATCGGCGACGAAAAAGGTAGAGACACCGCAGGCGGCGGTGGCGCATCCGAAGCACCACAGCCACCACCACGTGGTCCCCACAAACTTGAATATTAGCGACAGCGCTCTCAAGTCCACTCACATCCTATACAATCTCTCCCCTGCcg AACTTTATGAGCAAGCTATAAAGTTTGAAAAGGGATCTTTCATCACATCAAGTGGAGCTTTAGCGACTTTGTCGGGAGCCAAGACTGGGCGTTCACCAAGAGATAAACGTATTGTGAAAGATGAAACTACGGTTCAAGATCTTTGGTGGGGAAA GGGTTCACCCAATATTGAGATGGATGAGCACAGTTTCTTGGTTAATAGAGAAAGAGCTGTGGATTACTTATGCTCTTTGGAAAAG GTGTTCGTGAACGATCAATTCCTGAACTGGGATCCAAAAAATCGCATCAAAGTCCGAATCGTCTCAGCAAGAGCCTATCACTCACTCTTCATGCACAACAT GTGCATCCGGCCGACTCCTGATGAGCTAGACACCTTCGGGACCCCCGACTTCACCATCTACAACGCGGGCCAGTTCCCATGCAACCGCTACACGCACTACATGACTTCATCGACCAGCATCGACATCAATCTGTCTAGGAAGGAGATGGTGATTCTTGGCACTCAGTATGCTGGGGAGATGAAGAAAGGCCTCTTTAGTCTCATGCATTATCTGATGCCGAAGCGCCATATCCTCTCCCTGCATTCGGGCTGTAATATGGGGAAAGACGGAGACGTAGCCCTGTTCTTCGGGTTATCAG GGACTGGGAAGACGACTCTTTCAACGGACCACAACAGGTTCTTGATAGGAGACGACGAGCATTGCTGGAGCGAGGATGGTGTGTCGAACATAGAGGGTGGTTGCTATGCAAAGTGCATTGACTTGTCCAGAGAGAAAGAGCCTGATATTTGGAATGCAATCAAGTTTGGAACTG TGCTGGAGAATGTTGTGTTTGAGGAGCACACTAGAGAGGTTGACTTTTCAGATAAATCTGTTACAG AAAACACTAGAGCAGCATACCCCATAGAATACATACCTAATGCCATGATCCCGTGCGTGGGGCCTCACCCCAAGAACGTGATTCTTTTGGCGTGTgacgcatttggtgtgctcccaCCGGTGAGCAAGCTGAGCATGTCGCAGACGATGTATCACTTCATCAGTGGTTATACGGCTCTG GTGGCTGGAACAGAGGATGGTATAAAGGAGCCTACAGCCACATTCTCAGCATGCTTCGGGGCAGCGTTCATCATGCTTCACCCGACCAAGTACGCGGCAATGTTGGCcgagaagatgaagaagcaCGGGGCGACTGGCTGGCTTGTCAACACTGGGTGGTCGGGCGGAAG CTACGGGTCAGGAAGCCGGCTCAAGCTGGCTTACACGAGGAAGATGATTAACAGCATACACTCGGGTGCCCTCCTAAGAGCAAACTTCACGAAGACAGATGTGTTCGGGTTTGAAATCCCAACTCAGGTTGAGGGAGTGCCTTCGGAAATCCTTGATCCGGTTAACACG TGGAGTGATAAGAAGGCATACAAGGAGACATTGCTCAAGTTGGGAGGTCTGTTCAAGAAGAATTTTGAAGGGTTTGTGAATTACAAGATTGGAGCAGACAACAAACTGACTGAGGAGATTTTGGCAGCTGGGCCTAATTTCTAA
- the LOC125222239 gene encoding ubiquitin-fold modifier-conjugating enzyme 1-like: protein METWDPTTKSTLTQIPLLSVKAGPRDGAAWTLRLKEEYKALIAYTAMNKSKDNDWFRISAANPEGTRWTGKCWYIHNLLKYEFDLQFDIPVTYPATAPELELPQLDGKTQKMYRGGKICLTVHFKPLWAKNCPRFGIAHALCLGLAPWLAAEIPILVDSGMVKHKDDMAASSESSDVKAV, encoded by the exons ATGGAGACTTGGGATCCGACAACGAAATCGACGCTGACGCAGATCCCACTGCTGTCGGTGAAGGCCGGGCCGCGCGACGGCGCCGCGTGGACGCTGCGGCTGAAGGAGGAGTACAAGGCGCTGATCGCGTACACCGCCATGAACAAATCCAAGGACAACGACTGGTTCAGGATCTCCGCCGCCAACCCGGAGGGCACCCGCTGGACCGGCAAGTGCTGGTACATCCACAATTTGCTCAAATACGAGTTCGATTTGCAATTCGATATTCCCGTTACTTATCCCGCCACCGCCCCTGAACTCGAATTGCCCCAACTCGACGGCAAAACCCAAAAG ATGTATAGAGGAGGGAAGATATGCCTGACAGTGCATTTCAAGCCGCTGTGGGCTAAAAATTg TCCTAGGTTTGGCATAGCACATGCGCTTTGCTTGGGCCTTGCACCATGGCTTGCTGCAGAGATTCCTATTCTTGTTGATTCTGGAATGGTCAAGCACAAAGATGATATGGCCGCATCCAGTGAGTCCTCTGATGTGAAGGCTGTTTGA